In Pseudomonas flavescens, the sequence TGAAGAAATAGTTGGCGACGAAGACCCCGGCCACCGACACATGGAACAGCCGGATCAGCGGATCCCAGAGTCTTATCGTCGCCGCGTGCATCAGTCTTCGATCTCGGTCTTGATCGCCTTGCCGGATACCGGATCGTGATAGATCTCGACCTTGCGCTTGTCCTTGTCGAAGCCGTAGATCTCGTAGCAGTTGCCTTTGGTGATCTTGAACTTGCTGATCTGGTAACCCTGTTCCTTGAGTTGCGCCTGGAATTTCTCCGGGTCCTGCCAGGTCGAGCGGTCGGCGGTGGTGCATTCGGTGCTGGCCAGGGCCAGCGGGCTGCCTAGCAGCAGTGCGAGAAGGGCGAAGTAGCGCATGGTGTGACTCTCCTGTGATGGTGAGTAGCACCTTGCGGCGCGAAGCTTAGGAAAGTCTTAATGGGCAAATCTCGGTAACATCTGTCCGTGCAAAACGGGCTGCAGGCGGCGCATCATGGCGGCCGCCATTTCTGACGAGGTGCGTCCAGTGCGTGTCCTGCTGGTTGAAGA encodes:
- a CDS encoding PepSY domain-containing protein is translated as MRYFALLALLLGSPLALASTECTTADRSTWQDPEKFQAQLKEQGYQISKFKITKGNCYEIYGFDKDKRKVEIYHDPVSGKAIKTEIED